The nucleotide window agtattcttgcctggagaatcccatggacagaggagactggtaggctacagtccacacggtcacacaggaagacacgactaaagtgacttagcatgcacacagcttACCTTATAAACAAACATGTCCATTTTCACTACAGAGCTCCCACTTCTCAGAAATCACATTTACGAAACACATGTTTTAAGGTTCTGTATTAATTACTACTTGCACTACTACTTCTCCAATATTTGGTCACTCAAATACCTGTTCTCTTCAAATTACTTGTTCCAACTAAAGTGGGTAGCTCTTTATGTTTCCCAACACAGATAATCTGTAAGTTAGCTACTTTGTAAATGAAGTTCAACCTCTGATGATTTATCCTGGCTTATGCCAGCCACCCCCAGAAACCTCTGCCTCCCAGGTTACCCCTCATTTCCTATAGTCTGATCCCTGTTAAGGATCAGCCTTATTCTGTCCCTGTCAATCTCTGACTCCTGCCCAGCACCTGGAACCCTTCCACCATGCTCTTTGGAACTTATGGTCCACCATCAACATGAGGCTCCATGTTCTCAACCTCTGAAAACAGCCTTCTTGCTCTAACACAGGGTTCTCAATGGGTGGTGGGAAGGAGGTGTTACTTTTATCTTTGGGGACATCTGGCAATGTGTAGAGACATTTTGGGTTGACATACTGAGGGGTGCCACTGGCACTgaatgggtagaggccagggatgctactCAGCAGCCTCAGTGCATGATCACCTGCCTTAAGACTGCAATCTCTCCTCATACCAGCACTCTTgctcacccttgtcttgttctgtTTTTTCAGAACACATTTAAATGCAAGAATAAACCAGTAAACGGCTAAAGTACAGTCTAAATTATAGCCTGTTTCTGTCAGGAGTCTGTCTTGTTCCCACCTTGCCTATAACCACTTTAGAATTTATTCTTAAGAATGTTAAGCACTGTTAtgtgccaattatatctcaacaacaacaacaaacacaacaAACTCAGAAAACAGAATGTTAAGTCTCTTAAGACTCCATTCAAAGTACTGACCAAAAGCTGGGGTTGAGGGGGCAGTCataacatttgttttctattgtcAACATCTTTGGATGAAAACAACAGGACATTAAAGACTAAAATGAAAATTGTAAAATTCCAACTATGGCACAGCTCAAACAAGATAATACAGAGTTCTGTATATAAGTCAGGTAAGAGATACTATAAAACTGTTCCTTTCAAAGTAAGTCCAGGAACTCTGAACAATTCTAATTACTTATTAAATAACGGAGGAATAAAGACTTTCAATTAATCTTTATGATCATTTTCCTCTGTTAAATAAGTAAtccttctccaaaaaaagttaataaattgagcttttaaaattttaagtaacaatataatacaaaattttaatttgcaattgCTTATGAAtggctctcggagaaggcaatggcaacccagtccagtactcttgcctggaaaatcccatgggcagaggagcctggtaggctacagtccatgggatcctgaagagtcggacacgactgagcaacttcactttcacttttcactttcatgcactgcagaaggaaatggcaacccactccagtgttcttgcctggagaatcccagggacgggggagcctggtgggctgccgtctatggggttgcacagagtcggacacgactgaagcgacttagcagcagccgcaggagCATGAATGgttctttaaaattcattttaaaaatatagcattTTCCTAACACACCATTAGAAAACAATCTCCTGCACTTACATATCACAGGCAGACTACTCAAGGTTCTTGCAaccctctcccccctccccctgttTTAAAACCTGACTCCTTACCTTGTCATAAATCACTTTTATAATGAGAGAGCAGCTAGGGCAGGTTGCCACGTCTTCCCCATTCTCCAAATCTtcctataaataaaattaaacaccGTATGGGTCAGCGCAGCCTTCCCTTGGTGATCTCCTCCTCCCCAACCCTCTTACTTCTGTGGGCAAGCTCCTTGGAGGCTGGCCTCCCCacaaggcagttcagttcagtcgtgtctgactctctgcgacgacatggatcgcagcacaccaggcctccctgtccatcaccaactcccggagtttactcaaactcatgtccatcgagtcggtgatgccatccaaccatctcatcctctgttgtccccttctcctcccaccttcaatctttcccagcatcagagtcttttccaagaagtcagttcttcacatcaggtggccaaggtattggagtttcattggAGTCCAAGGTATTAGACTAttcatagtccttccaatgaatattcaggactgatctcctttaggatggactggttggatctccttgcagtccaaggactctcaagaatcttctccaatacctcagttcaaaagcatcaattcttcggcgctcagctttctttacagtccaactctcacatccaaaaatgaccactggacaaacccACAAGGCACGTGAGGACCAAAAGCACCTCCCGAGAGAAACGCCAGCCCCATTCTTCCCTGGAAGCGTCACTTGGGGAAAAAACACCCAGGAGGGTGAGTCATGGTTCAGTCGTCTAAAAACCCACCCCCACCTCGGAAGACAAAAACACACTCCTTCCTCCAAAACGCATCCTAGGGAGGGGAAGCTTGAGCGGCGGGGGTTGGCGAGAAGACTGGTACTCGCTGCCATCCACCCCCTCCCCGCTCTCCTCAGGCCTGACAGAAGACCGGAACCACAGACGGCGCAAAGTACCGACTCTGGGAGAATTCAGAAAGGGATGAAAAAAGGAAGCGGATAACTCTGAGCCGCGCGGCTCCGCGGCAGGAACTCGGCAGAGAGAACGCGCGCCCGCTCCGAGGAGCCTCCCGTTACCTTGGTGATGCAGAAGTTATCCCCACACGGACAGGGGTAGAAGTAGGTCTCCGAGTCCTCGTCGTATTGGAAGTCCTCTATCTCCACCTCATCGTGAAATACCGCCATCGTCACTGGAACCGGCACAGGTGTGTCAGCTTCGCCGTCCGACACAGGCCGGGGCCCCGGGCCAACTTGGCTGGCGCCCGCCCACACAGGGGTCTTTACAGAGCACCGGGCGCGGAACCCCGCTTCCGGCCCACGGAGGCCCGCTTCCGGCGCAGAGACAATGACGCAACTCCGGGAGTCAGGCCAAAGGGGGTGACCGGG belongs to Bubalus kerabau isolate K-KA32 ecotype Philippines breed swamp buffalo chromosome 2, PCC_UOA_SB_1v2, whole genome shotgun sequence and includes:
- the DPH3 gene encoding diphthamide biosynthesis protein 3 isoform X2 — protein: MAVFHDEVEIEDFQYDEDSETYFYPCPCGDNFCITKEDLENGEDVATCPSCSLIIKVIYDKDQFTCGETVPAPSTNKELVKC
- the DPH3 gene encoding diphthamide biosynthesis protein 3 isoform X3, which produces MAVFHDEVEIEDFQYDEDSETYFYPCPCGDNFCITKDQFTCGETVPAPSTNKELVKC